The following proteins are co-located in the Malassezia restricta chromosome II, complete sequence genome:
- a CDS encoding nuclear cap-binding protein subunit 2, giving the protein MSHIVEHLNAPSSYRDSRARSSAHEQQMALAQSATLYIGNLSFYTTEEQMYELFARVTNVTGGGGIKRIIMGLDRNTKTPCGFAFVEFYTHDEAVDCMRFVSGTKLDERVIRCDLDPGYRDGRQYGRGRSGGQVRDEYRQEYDAGRGGWGHNRMREEEERKRIEEQQKRESERHERREEVYQESQGAIDAHKAPAGADAEYYETERSQRAGPEATMDDTAMSAKRQRDEDDYADAAAHDSSDAKNPRTEE; this is encoded by the exons ATGTCCCACATTGTCGAGCACTTGAACGCTCCCTCTTCTT ACCGTGATTCACGGGCGCGCAGCTCtgcgcacgagcagcaaATGGCACTTGCTCAAAGTGCAACGCTGTACATCGGCAATTTGTCGTTCTATACCACCGAGGAACAAATGTACGAACTGTTCGCTCGTGTCACCAATGTGACCGGTGGCGGCGGAATCAAGCGTATCATTATGGGCTTGGATCGAAACACCAAGACGCCATGTGGATTTGCTTTCGTTGA GTTTTATACACACGACGAGGCTGTCGACTGCATGCGCTTTGTCTCGGGTACGAAACTGGATGAACGAGTCATTCGATGCGATCTTGACCCTGGATATCGTGATGGTCGACAATATGGCCGCGGCCGCTCTGGCGGACAAGTTCGTGACGAATACCGCCAAGAATATGATGCTGGTCGTGGTGGCTGGGGTCATAACCGCATGcgtgaagaagaagagcgcaaGCGGATAGAAGAGCAGCAAAAGCGTGAGAGCGAGCGTCACGAACGTCGTGAAGAAGTGTACCAGGAGTCTCAAGGCGCCATTGACGCACACAAAGCGCCCGCCGGTGCCGATGCAGAATACTATGAAACAGAGAGGTCTCAACGAGCAGGTCCAGAGGCCACTATGGATGATACGGCGATGAGTGCAAAGCGCCAGCGTGACGAAGATGACTATGccgatgctgctgcgcacgatTCGTCAGACGCAAAGAACCCCCGTACAGAAGAGTAG
- a CDS encoding asparaginyl-tRNA synthetase yields MLGRASRVVCAYQHAMRLPILARFYASSSLPPTLHVLRRDAETKLASLQDMDTPVTAHGWIVSVRRHKTRTFVELTDGTLGGAATLQVVLPGEARELTPGQAVQLSGRMAAGRGRTSSQRVEMHAEDVHVLASTDLATYPLANVMHSTKPDSVAADIVRQASHFKARTLHFGAIQRTRTRMELAMAVWMDQNDFCKVQPPVITSSDCEGGGEIFRVVAESDVAQHPSSKENMTAFWSGNDAYLTVSAQLHLEAYALGLSRVWSLCPVFRAEGSATNRHLAEFWMLEAEMCWLPSKNALGAILDCTEEVIKSAIRAAWHEGRARDDMTFLGATDEHAAIIEAPWPRISYTHAVQLLRAQCTEVPAPVWGDSLRSDHERWLAAHFGMPVFVTDFPSNIKPFYMRENDEQVILDETLHPEAAGASRKTVACFDLLVPNVGELVGGSVREERHDVLLQRMKQSGLQSSSLTWYIHDLRRYGGPPHGGFGIGMERLLSWLTHTYHVRDLVGFPRVKGPLRH; encoded by the coding sequence ATGCTAGGGCGCGCGAGTCGTGTTGTGTGTGCGTATCAACATGCTATGCGTCTACCCATTTTAGCGCGATTCTATGCTTCCTCGTCCCTACCACCTACCTTGCATGTgctgcggcgcgacgcggAGACGAAGCTTGCATCTTTGCAGGACATGGATACTCCTGTGACAGCCCACGGATGGATCGTGTCAGTTCGTAGGCACAAGACGCGCACATTCGTTGAACTCACAGATGGCACATTAGGAGGAGCAGCTACGTTGCAAGTGGTCCTGCCTGGCGAGGCACGTGAACTCACTCCTGGGCAAGCAGTGCAACTGAGTGGCCGTATGGCCGCGGGACGTGGTCGTACATCAAGTCAGCGCGTGGAGATGCACGCCGAAGACGTACATGTGCTAGCATCTACAGATCTGGCCACATACCCACTTGCCAACGTGATGCACAGCACCAAGCCTGACTCTGTCGCTGCTGATATAGTGCGGCAAGCCTCGCATTTCAAAGCACGCACCCTACATTTTGGCGCTATACAACGTACTCGCACTCGAATGGAGCTTGCCATGGCTGTGTGGATGGATCAGAATGACTTTTGCAAAGTTCAACCGCCTGTTATCACGTCGTCAGATTGTGAGGGTGGGGGTGAGATTTTTCGGGTTGTGGCCGAGTCAGATGTCGCCCAACATCCATCCTCGAAGGAGAATATGACGGCATTCTGGTCTGGAAACGATGCGTACTTGACTGTGTCTGCACAATTGCATCTGGAAGCATATGCATTGGGTTTATCTCGTGTGTGGTCTCTATGTCCTGTTTTTCGTGCTGAAGGCTCGGCCACGAATCGTCACTTGGCAGAGTTCTGGATGCTTGAGGCAGAAATGTGCTGGCTTCCCTCTAAAAACGCGCTGGGAGCCATACTTGACTGTACCGAAGAGGTGATAAAGAGCGCCATtcgtgctgcatggcacgaaGGACGTGCAAGGGACGATATGACATTCTTGGGCGCCACGGACGAGCACGCCGCTATTATTGAAGCACCTTGGCCACGTATCTCGTATACCCATGCTGTGCAGCTACTCCGTGCACAGTGTACAGAGGTACCTGCTCCCGTGTGGGGCGACTCATTGCGGTCTGACCATGAACGATGGCTTGCTGCTCACTTTGGTATGCCAGTCTTTGTGACCGACTTTCCCTCGAACATCAAGCCATTTTATATGCGGGAAAATGATGAGCAAGTGATTCTTGATGAGACTCTTCACCCAGAGGCAGCAGGTGCGTCGAGAAAAACCGTTGCATGCTTCGATTTGCTCGTGCCCAATGTGGGTGAGCTGGTGGGAGGTAGCGTGCGTGAAGAGCGACATGATGTGCTTCTGCAGCGTATGAAGCAATCTGGTCTCCAGAGCTCTTCGCTGACGTGGTACATTCACGACCTTCGTCGATATGGGGGCCCGCCACATGGTGGATTTGGTATCGGTATGGAACGCCTTCTGAGCTGGCTTACACACACGTACCATGTGCGAGACCTCGTCGGTTTCCCCCGTGTCAAGGGGCCATTACGACATTAA
- a CDS encoding cell division cycle protein, with protein MTTRSAETDEIVPKPSRTDTTTALWATQYGAWYPIHKRYTPKSIVIDLESVEPRFVEWLDEDGVVLANANDSRHARTLPQNDEAEVMSEPSDDEDEGAFFPALNAEIERALQAYGAVFPKLNWSAPQDAAWIMPGHTLRCQTPNDVYLLIKSSDFAMKDVVQLRELAQACEADSRYQRPRLQLVLKKWFDMPRSHEFRCFVRDAHVVAACQREISFYEHLQNTATQERIQSMLMDFYNENMAQTTPPDIVFDVYLTKNLDSCFLIDLNPWLDRTDTLLWTGEELEQADAQPTRIPLRVLTSPAQASQALPTYSAHMVPADVIELSQGEHIAEFAQKWSSQLQEAARP; from the coding sequence ATGACGACACGATCAGCGGAAACGGACGAGATTGTTCCGAAACCGTCACGCACAGACACTACGACAGCACTTTGGGCCACGCAATATGGAGCTTGGTACCCGATTCACAAACGCTATACACCCAAGTCGATCGTGATTGATCTTGAAAGCGTTGAGCCGCGCTTTGTTGAATGGCTGGATGAAGATGGAGTTGTGCTAGCAAATGCGAACGACTCTCGTCATGCAAGGACATTACCACAGAATGATGAAGCTGAAGTGATGAGCGAGCCTAGtgatgacgaagatgaAGGAGCTTTTTTCCCCGCGTTGAATGCAGAAATTGAGCGCGCCTTGCAGGCTTATGGCGCCGTTTTCCCCAAATTGAATTGGAGTGCGCCTCAAGATGCGGCTTGGATTATGCCTGGGCACACACTACGATGCCAGACGCCTAACGATGTATATTTACTGATCAAGTCGTCCGACTTTGCCATGAAAGATGTGGTGCAGTTGCGAGAATTAGCTCAGGCATGCGAAGCAGATTCGCGCTATCAGCGTCCGCGACTGCAACTTGTGCTAAAAAAATGGTTCGATATGCCGCGTTCACACGAATTCCGCTGCTTTGTTAGGGATGCGCACGTTGTAGCCGCATGTCAGCGCGAAATCTCTTTTTATGAGCACCTACAAAACACCGCAACGCAGGAACGCATCCAGTCCATGCTCATGGACTTTTACAATGAGAACATGGCCCAAACGACGCCCCCTGATATTGTATTTGATGTATACCTGACCAAAAATCTCGACAGCTGCTTTCTGATCGATTTGAATCCATGGCTCGATCGCACTGATACCCTGCTGTGGACAGGTGAAGAGCTAGAGCAAGCAGATGCCCAGCCAACTCGCATCCCCCTGCGTGTTTTAACGTCGCCAGCACAGGCATCTCAAGCACTGCCGACATATTCTGCGCACATGGTCCCAGCTGACGTTATAGAGCTGAGCCAGGgcgagcacatcgccgAGTTTGCCCAAAAATGGTCGTCACAACTGCAGGAAGCCGCCAGGCCCTAA
- a CDS encoding 3-hydroxyisobutyryl-CoA hydrolase, whose translation MWRRVSFNPALSLSSSVRTRLNASSRATPRVNLIVRHMTNAQWAAVSADLAHPPKHLLHQPDSPVQLLNNGSMRILQLNREKALNAIDRYMISLINVAFDEIEPSPNAATVLFRGVGRSMCAGGDVMSLVTLADKEDIVERSKSVWFFQWELMQNYRVHYLRRATTQLGHPKTYIGLWDGIIMGGGVGMTVHSTLRIASERTLFAMPETAIGYYPDVGLTYVFSRLDGGVGMYIGLTSSRLSGADAYITGLATHYVHSHAVEEMIRRIGSMPLSTAAHEENVVSAINEFATDPFMDDPSLAQKSVFLGDTRIAMDYAFTRDSIEQIIAVLEDIAQRRHDSFTGKDLAARGLSLTEEVAEWASVTHATLLSRSPRSLKVTFHAIRLAHHQTYEENMHTNIRLSTAFCDLSIGRDFHTGVMHVLGKDPVTGQRRTGVPNWEPSRLEDVSDDYIQTFFFGEASKAHRAGMQLEVPKLSNVPHTGKDREARKEREAKLRGVGPLRWNPKFNVHALPTEAELAALHEGSHPASGSYVLEPNELLDTIDKYYQHKPGVRVKVQDWLDRRQRAQKA comes from the coding sequence ATGTGGCGCCGGGTGTCTTTCAATCCTGCTCTAAGCCTAAGCAGCAGCGTCCGTACACGTCTGAACGCGTCATCTCGTGCAACACCTCGCGTAAATCTGATTGTGCGGCATATGACAAATGCTCAATGGGCTGCTGTGTCGGCAGATCTGGCGCATCCGCCCAAACACTTGCTGCATCAGCCTGATTCGCCCGTGCAGCTTTTGAACAATGGATCCATGCGGATCCTTCAGCTGAATCGTGAGAAGGCGCTCAATGCAATTGACAGGTACATGATCAGTCTCATTAACGTGGCTTTTGATGAAATTGAGCCTTCGCCGAATGCAGCTACCGTCCTGTTCCGCGGTGTGGGCCGCTCTATGTGTGCTGGCGGTGATGTCATGTCGCTTGTTACTCTGGCTGATAAGGAGGACATTGTCGAGCGCAGTAAGTCGGTCTGGTTTTTCCAGTGGGAACTCATGCAAAACTACCGAGTGCATTATTTGCGCAGAGCGACCACCCAACTCGGTCACCCCAAAACGTACATCGGCCTGTGGGATGGTATTATCATGGGCGGTGGTGTCGGCATGACAGTGCATTCCACGCTACGTATTGCCTCGGAGCGCACGCTCTTTGCGATGCCCGAGACGGCCATTGGCTACTACCCCGATGTGGGTCTGACGTATGTTTTTTCGCGTCTTGATGGTGGCGTCGGCATGTACATTGGCCTCACAAGCTCGCGTTTGAGTGGTGCAGACGCTTATATCACAGGTCTCGCGACGCACTATGTCCATTCGCATGCGGTGGAAGAAATGATTCGGCGGATTGGCTCGATGCCTCTTTCGACTGCTGCTCATGAGGAAAACGTGGTGAGTGCGATTAATGAGTTTGCCACGGATCCCTTTATGGATGATCCAAGCTTGGCCCAGAAGTCTGTGTTTTTGGGTGACACGCGCATTGCCATGGACTATGCATTTAcgcgcgactcgatcgAACAGATTATTGCTGTCTTGGAGGACATTGCCCAGAGACGACACGACTCTTTCACAGGCAAGGATCTCGCTGCGCGCGGACTTAGTCTGACCGAAGAGGTTGCTGAATGGGCATCGGTgacgcacgcgacgctgcttTCTCGCTCGCCTCGCTCTTTGAAAGTCACCTTCCACGCCATTCGCCTAGCGCATCATCAAACGTACGAGGAGAATATGCACACCAACATTCGCCTCTCTACGGCCTTCTGCGACTTGTCCATTGGCCGCGACTTTCACACGGGTGTGATGCACGTCTTGGGCAAAGACCCTGTCACtggccagcgccgcaccgGTGTTCCCAATTGGGAGCCGTCACGTTTGGAGGATGTGAGTGACGACTATATCCAAACCTTCTTCTTTGGCGAAGCCAGCAAAGCGCACCGCGCTGGTATGCAGCTTGAAGTCCCGAAGCTTAGCAATGTGCCCCATACTGGCAAAGATCGCGAGGCGCGTAAGGAACGCGAGGCCAAGCTGCGTGGAGTGGGACCACTCCGCTGGAACCCGAAGTTTAACGTGCATGCCTTGCCAACTGAAGCCGAGCTggcagcgctgcacgagGGCAGTCACCCCGCTTCGGGTAGCTATGTGCTTGAGCCTaacgagctgcttgataCGATCGACAAGTACTACCAGCACAAGCCCGGCGTACGCGTCAAAGTGCAGGACTGGCTGGACCGCCGCCAACGAGCTCAGAAAGCTTAG